A region of the Candidatus Deferrimicrobiaceae bacterium genome:
GGGGCCGCAGGGGAGGAAGAGTTCTAAGGAACGTCCCGGTTCTTGGGGTGGAATGTCCCCGCCTACTTCACCCGCTCTAGCAGCGGCGACCCGTAGAGGAGCCCGAAGTAATCCTCGGTGTTCCGGATGTAGAGCTTCCCGCCGCCGGCCATGTTCTCCCCGGCGAGCGCCCCCTGCTTCATCGCGCTGCGCCACCCGAAATTGATCCGGCTCTCCCGGCGGTTGATGTCGAACACCTCGGCGCAGTCGCCCGCCGCGAAGATGTTGGAGACGTTCGTCCGCAGGTACTCGTCCACGAGGATCCCCGTGCCGACCTTCACGCCGCTTCCCTCGAGGAACTGGACGACGGGGAGCCTCTCGGTGGCGACCACGACCATCTGGCAGAGGATCTCCTCGCCGCCGGACGTGTAGACGATGTAGGTCCTCCCGTCGAGGTCGAGGACGTCGGCGATGTCCGTCCCCTCCTTGATCGTGACGCCGTTGTTCCGAAGCTTCTCCGCGACCTTCACCTCGAGTTCGCCGGAAATCGGGTTTCCGAACCGGGGAAGGCCGGGGTTGACCCAGATCACCTGCTGCCCCAGCTTCCGGAGCGCCCGCGCCGCCTCCAGGCCGAGGTATCCCGGCCCGAACACGACCGACACGTCGGAGCGGAGCGCGCGCGCCTTGATCCGGAGCGCATCGCCCAGGGAGTTGAGCGACAGGAAGGCCCCGAAGCTTCCCATCAGGCCCAGGGGGAGGATCGGCTTCCCCCCTGTGGCGATGCAGAGGAAGTTATAGGTCTCCTCGGTCCCGTCGGAGAAGAGGATCCGGTTCTTCGCGGCGTCCACCCGTCTCGCCCGCTTGCCCGACTTGATCGTGATCCTCTCGGCGGCGAGGTCTTTCCCCTGCGGGTCCGAGATCGCGGAGGCGTCGATCTCGCCGGAGATGAGGTCGGGAAGGTTGGGCCGCAAGTAGGG
Encoded here:
- a CDS encoding NAD(P)/FAD-dependent oxidoreductase, with translation MRHLILGSGPAGIAAAKAARKMEKDAEVVIVTEEFAAPYLRPNLPDLISGEIDASAISDPQGKDLAAERITIKSGKRARRVDAAKNRILFSDGTEETYNFLCIATGGKPILPLGLMGSFGAFLSLNSLGDALRIKARALRSDVSVVFGPGYLGLEAARALRKLGQQVIWVNPGLPRFGNPISGELEVKVAEKLRNNGVTIKEGTDIADVLDLDGRTYIVYTSGGEEILCQMVVVATERLPVVQFLEGSGVKVGTGILVDEYLRTNVSNIFAAGDCAEVFDINRRESRINFGWRSAMKQGALAGENMAGGGKLYIRNTEDYFGLLYGSPLLERVK